In the genome of Siniperca chuatsi isolate FFG_IHB_CAS linkage group LG17, ASM2008510v1, whole genome shotgun sequence, one region contains:
- the psmb4 gene encoding proteasome subunit beta type-4 translates to MESCGMKLSFWENGPTPGQFYSFPGGNSSSSGSGTACGPVRHTLNPMVTGTSVLGVKFTGGVMIAADMLGSYGSLARFRNISRLMKVNGNTILGASGDYADYQYLKQVIEQMVIDEELLGDGHSYSPKAVHSWLTRVMYNRRSKMNPLWNTVVIGGFYNGESFLGYVDKLGVAYEAPTVATGFGAYLAQPLMREVVENKVEITKQEARDLLERCLKVLYYRDARSYNRHEIAIVTEEGVEIVGPLSSETNWDIANMVSGFE, encoded by the exons ATGGAGTCGTGCGGTATGAAGCTGAGTTTCTGGGAGAACGGACCAACGCCCGGACAGTTTTACTCTTTCCCCGGCGGCAACAGCAGTAGCAGCGGGTCGGGCACAGCATGCGGGCCggtcagacacacact TAACCCCATGGTAACCGGGACGTCGGTGCTCGGGGTGAAGTTCACCGGCGGCGTCATGATCGCGGCGGACATGTTGGGCTCGTACGGCTCTCTGGCTCGCTTCAGGAACATCTCGCGCCTCATGAAG gtGAACGGCAACACCATCCTGGGAGCTTCAGGAGACTACGCCGACTACCAGTACCTCAAACAGGTCATCGAACAGATGGT TATTGACGAGGAGCTGCTGGGTGACGGCCACAGCTACAGTCCGAAGGCGGTCCACTCCTGGCTGACCCGAGTCATGTACAACCGTCGCAGCAAGATGAATCCGCTGTGGAACACCGTGGTGATCGGAGGTTTCTACAACGGAGAGAG TTTCCTAGGTTACGTGGACAAGCTGGGCGTGGCCTATGAGGCGCCCACAGTGGCCACAGGCTTTGGAGCGTACCTGGCTCAG CCCC tgatgagggAGGTGGTGGAGAACAAGGTGGAGATCACCAAACAGGAGGCTCGGGACCTGCTGGAGCGCTGCCTCAAAGTGCTGTACTACAGAGACGCTCGCTCCTACAACAGG CACGAGATCGCCATAGTAACAGAAGAGGGCGTGGAGATTGTTGGTCCTCTGTCTTCTGAAACCAACTGGGACATCGCGAACATGGTCAG TGGGTTTGAATGA
- the LOC122864712 gene encoding uncharacterized protein LOC122864712, whose translation MIVVKQVVLLLLPLLAVIGTDAAPGPGDCRRLTKMLSTKDFHKIVGDWVLVWSVSDYQQGSDRLGNLSSSYMELQLLPDNKTIVFNERNMFLNRQCFMYGFNVSMPFGPSEYHTLHIISALAENFIYENCSDCLAVLYRGKMANTSKVGRFLLIYRREGHHQDVELLKAAHSDHKKLAECLGFPHDKPFSYDGATGSCHLKSSPYGNLETIERHAIHAEKFLKDEQRKKGAQLTDRLQMAQLRRMRIRTEAGTKADEDVEKGEDDEEEAIPTAKQDSAAVAKSLIRDIVPRWGIPDKISSDNGTPFMSAALKSAAERKLHDLEPGDWIVVKDFRRKNWRARRWNGPYQILLTTETAVKVAERATWIHATHCKVGLRGHGDGVLLAVIIVLSSVSLMETFKSQLTPDEGGVKREVPSIFPNIPAQLEDNAWYATMLTTARKVTNQSCYACVQLPHGVGDSIPVKPTPLNVSETLGVMVAFTRGVTLQNRTVRDMGAALKLCNISITNYDGSTARFWNMSQITQQGIHWPIMSTNPTSQASTAGWGPRAFINRPASLLSFCCPDRAQSRVCLILSQSRMIVVKRAVLLLLLPPLLAVIGTDAAPCTGDCARLTKMLPTKDVHKILGEWVLVWSVSDTQQGSDRLGNLSSSYIKLQLLPDNKTIVYNERSMLLDMLCSKLDFNISLNFDPSEYHTLHIMSALAENFFYESCSDCLAVLYRGKMANTRKVGRFLFIYRREGHHRDVELLKAAHSDHKKLAECLGFPHDKPFSYDGVADFCRKKSSPAAQPEQSFLSQSRMIVVKRAVLLLLLLLLAVIGTDAAPGPGHCGVLNKTLPTKDFHKIFGDWVLVWSVSDYQLGSDVLGNLSSSHVKLQLLPDNKTIVYNERNMFLDKPCTQYFINMSMPSDPSDSDHHTLHTEAAMVEKDGVVQPYNDSGDVDFYESCSDCLVMVYREKEFQFLLIYRREGHHRDVELLKAAHSDHKKLAECLGFPHDRPFSYDGVADFCHKKSSPAAEPEQS comes from the exons ATGATTGTTGTGAAGCaagtggtgctgctgctgctgccgctgctggcGGTGATCGGCACAGACGCGGCGCCGGGCCCCGGAGACTGTAGACGTCTGACCAAAATGCTGTCAACAAAAGACTTTCACAAG ATTGTAGGGGACTGGGTTCTGGTGTGGTCCGTCTCTGATTACCAGCAAGGCTCTGACCGGCTGGGAAACCTCTCCAGCTCCTACATGGAGCTCCAACTCCTCCCTGACAACAAAACCATCGTGTTCAACGAGAGGAACATGTTCCT TAATAGGCAGTGTTTTATGTATGGTTTCAACGTATCGATGCCCTTTGGCCCCTCCGAATACCACACACTGCACATCATCTCTGCCT tgGCGGAGAATTTTATCTATGAGAACTGCTCCGACTGTCTGGCGGTGCTCTACAGAGGCAAAATGGCCAACACAAGCAAAGTGGGCCGATTCCTGCTCATCTACA ggaGGGAGGGGCACCATCAGGATGTTGAGCTGTTGAAAGCGGCACACAGCGATCATAAGAAACTGGCAGAGTGTCTGGGATTTCCTCACGACAAACCGTTCAGCTACGACGGAGCTACAG GTTCTTGTCATTTGAAATCTTCTCCA TATGGTAACTTGGAGACCATAGAGAGACACGCTATCCATgcagaaaaattcctcaaagatgagcaaaggaagaaaGGTGCGCAGCTGACggacagattacagatggcGCAGCTGAGGCGTATgagaatcagaacagaggcTGGGACCAAGGCCGACGAGGACGTGGAGAAAGGGGAAGACGACGAGGAAG AGGCCATTCCAACGGccaaacaggattcagcagcagtagcaaagaGTCTAATACGAGATATCGTCCCACGCTGGGGTATTCCAGATAAGATTTCCAGTGATAACGGTACACCTTTCATGAGCGCAGCATTGAAGAGT gctgcagagaggaaactgcatgaCTTGGAGCCTGGTGATTGGATCGTGGTGAAGGATTTCAGACGGAAGAACTGGCGGGCTCGCAGGTGGAATGGTCCCTACCAGATCTTGCTcaccactgaaacagctgtaaaggtggcagagagagctacATGGATCCACGCCACCCACTGCAAAGTGGGACTGAGAGGCCACGGGGACGGGGTGCTGCTCGCTGTCATCATTgtcctgtcatcagtctcactaatggaaacattcaaatcacaacTAACCCCAGATGAAGGAGGGGTTAAAAGGGAGGTGCCATCCATCTTCCCCAACATCCCAGCTCAGCTGGAAGACAACGCATGGTATGCAACTATGCTGACGACTGCCAGAAAAGTGACTAACCAGAGCTGCTACGCCTGTGTGCAGCTCCCCCATGGGGTGGGGGATTCCATCCCAGTGAAACCCACACCATTAAATGTCTCTGAGACCCTAGGAGTCATGGTGGCATTCACCCGGGGGGTTActctgcagaacagaacagtgAGAGACATGGGAGCTGCACTCAAgctatgtaacatcagcatcaccaactaCGACGGCTCCACAGCCaggttttggaacatgagccaAATAACCCAGCAAGGAATTCATTGGCCCATCATGTCTACCAATCCAACATCCCAGGCCAGTACG GCCGGCTGGGGGCCCAGGGCCTTTATAAACCGACCTGCTTCCCTCCTCTCGTTCTGCTGTCCTGACAGAGCACAGAGcagggtgtgtttgattttgtcTCAGAGCAGGATGATTGTTGTGAAGCgagcagtgctgctgctgctgctgccgccgctgctgGCGGTGATCGGCACAGACGCGGCGCCGTGCACCGGAGACTGTGCCCGTCTGACCAAAATGCTGCCAACAAAAGACGTGCACAAG ATTTTAGGGGAGTGGGTTCTGGTCTGGTCCGTCTCTGATACCCAGCAAGGCTCTGACCGGCTGGGAAACCTCTCCAGCTCCTACATCAAGCTCCAACTCCTCCCTGACAACAAAACCATCGTGTACAACGAGAGGAGCATGTTACT TGATATGCTGTGTTCTAAGCTTGATTTCAACATATCGTTGAACTTTGACCCCTCCGAATACCACACACTGCACATCATGTCTGCCT tgGCGGAGAATTTTTTCTATGAGAGCTGCTCCGACTGTCTGGCGGTGCTCTACAGAGGCAAAATGGCCAACACAAGGAAAGTGGGCCGATTCCTGTTCATCTACA ggaGGGAGGGGCACCATCGGGATGTTGAGCTGTTGAAAGCGGCACACAGCGATCATAAGAAACTGGCAGAGTGTCTGGGATTTCCTCACGACAAACCGTTCAGCTACGACGGAGTTGCAG ATTTTTGTCGTAAGAAATCTTCTCCAGCAGCGCAGCCTGAACAGTCC tttttgtCTCAGAGCAGGATGATTGTTGTGAAGCGAgcggtgctgctgctgctgctgctgctgctggcggTGATCGGCACCGACGCGGCGCCGGGCCCCGGACACTGTGGCGTTCTGAACAAAACTCTGCCAACAAAAGACTTTCACAAG ATTTTCGGGGACTGGGTTCTGGTCTGGTCCGTCTCTGATTACCAGCTAGGCTCTGACGTGCTGGGAAACCTCTCCAGCTCCCACGTCAAGCTCCAACTCCTCCCCGACAACAAAACCATCGTGTACAACGAGAGGAACATGTTCCT TGATAAGCCATGTACTCAGTACTTTATCAACATGTCGATGCCCTCTGACCCCTCCGACTCTGACCACCACACACTGCACACCGAAGCTGCCA tggtgGAGAAGGACGGAGTTGTTCAACCGTACAACGACTCAGGCGACGTGGATTTCTATGAGAGCTGCTCCGACTGTCTGGTGATGGtctacagagagaaagagttcCAGTTCCTGCTCATCTAca ggaGGGAGGGGCACCATCGGGATGTTGAGCTGTTGAAAGCGGCACACAGCGATCATAAGAAACTGGCAGAGTGTCTGGGATTTCCTCACGACAGACCGTTCAGCTACGATGGAGTTGCAG ATTTTTGTCATAAGAAATCTTCTCCAGCAGCGGAGCCTGAACAGTCCTGA